The Pseudomonas multiresinivorans DNA window TCGCCGAGCTTGATGCCGAAGCCTTCGTTGTACAAGGACAGGTTGGGCTCGATGGAGAACGACATGTTCGGCTCGAACACGTGGTCGTCGGCCTCGTCCACCATCATCGCTTCCAGCCAGGTCGGCGGGTAGGCCAGGCCCAGGCTGTAGCCGATGCGGTGCACGCGGGTGCGCGAGAGGTCGATGCGGTCGAGGATCTGGTTGCACACGCGGTTGGCCTCGCCCACCGGGGTGCCCGGTTTGGCGATCTCGATGGCGGCGTTGAAGGCCTCGGTGAGCAGGGTCGCGACTTCCTTCACGCGCGGGCTGGGTTTGCCGATTACCGCGGTGCGCATGAGGATGGCGTGGTAGCGGTTGCACACGCCGGCGTGTTCGAGGATCACCACGTCGCCATGGCTGATGGTCTGGCGGTGCGGCATGGCGTGGGTCATGGTGCTGCGGCGGCCGGTGGCGCACATCGGGCTGATCGCCGAGTACTCGCTGCCGGCGCGGCCCAGGGCGTTGGCGACGATGCCGGCCACTTCCACCTCGGAGATGCCCGGGCGCAGCGCCTCGAAGGCGGCCAGCATGCCCTGGTCGGCCATGCGCGCGGCGCTGCGCTGGTACTCGATTTCCTCGGCGGTCTTGATCAGGCGGTTCTCGGCGACCAGCGGGCCGGCGTCTTCGAAGCGTGCCTCGGGCATGTAGCCCAGCAATGCGTTGTACTGCGCCGGAGAGAAGGTCGAGGCGGTCATTTCCAGGCCGATGCGCGCCTGGGACAGGCCGGCCTGGGCCAGCACGTCGGCGACGATCTTCAGCGGGTCCTGCTTGGCGATGTCATAGAAGATCGCCTCGTTGATGCACGACAGTTCCCAGGTGCAGGGCTCCTCGCTGGTGCGGGTGAGGAACACCGGCTCGGCCAGCTTCGGCGAGATGATAAGCGCCTGGTACCAGAGGAAGCCCAGGCTGTCGAAGCCGGTGAGGTAGTTGATGTTGTCCGGGTAGTTGACCACCAGGGCATCCAGGCCACGGTCGGCCATGCGGCGTTTGACGGCTTCGACGCGTTGACGGTAGGTGCGAGCGGGGAAAGCAGTAAGCATGGGGACTCCCTCCTCAGGGACAAGGTGCAAGCGACACAGGTGTTTTTGTTTGGGGCCGCCATCGGGCGGCCGTATGCGGGGTTGAAACAGTCAGCTGGGTGGTTGCTGTCGCGCCAGGTACAGGCGCACCAGCATCACCACCAGGGTGAGGACGATCATCAGGGTGGACACGGCGGCAATCGCCGGGTCGAGGTTGTAGCGCAGGCCGTCCCAGATGCGCTTGGGCAGCGTCACCACGTTCAGGCCGCTGGTGAACAGGGTCACCACCACCTCTTCCCAGCTCATCACGAAGCCCATGAAGAAGCTGCCGAGCACGCCGCCGCGCACGTTGGGCAGCAGCACGTTCCACAGCGTCGGCCAGAGCCCGGCACCGAGGGAGCGCGAGGCCTTGTACAGGCTCTGGTCGAGCCGCGCGTAGGCCACCAGCATGGCAATCACCGAGTACGGCAGCGCCATCAGCAGGTGGCCGAAGCCGACCCCCAGCAGGCTGTCGAGCACGCCCAGGCGCGCATCGAGGTAGTAGATCGACATGGCCGAAACCACCTGCGGCACGATCATCGGCAGCAGCACGATGGCGGTCAGCAGCGTGCGGTGCCGGCGCTGCAGCCAGATGCCGGTGGCGAACAGGAAGGCCAGCGCCGTGGACAGCGCACCGACCACCAGGGCCAGGCCCAGGCTCTGCAGGATCGACACCAGCCAGGCGCCATCGAACAGCGTCGCATAGTGGCGCAGCGACCAGCCGCCGTCCGGGAAGGCCAGGTAGCGCTGGTTGCCGAACGACAGCGGGACGATCACCAGGATCGGCAGCAGCAGGAACAGCGCGGACAGCGCCAGAGCGGCCCAGGACAGCCAGCGGCCGACCTGCGGGCGTGGCAGTTGCGGCTTTTTCACGCCCTTGGGCATGGCGGAGAGATAGGTTCCCTGCGGAGTCACAGCTCAGCCCTCCCGAGCAGGCGGCGGTAGCCGATGAGTTGTCCGAACAGCAGCGCGCAGCCCACCACCAGCAGCATCAGCACGATGCTCAGCGCGGCGCCCAGGCCCCAGTTGGAGAGCTGGAACATCTGCACGTAGATGTACTCCGCGAGCATCGCCGCCTTGCCGCCGCCCAGCAGCGCCGGGGTGACGAAGCAGCCGAGGCTGAAGACGAAGACGATGGCCGATGCGGCGACCACACCGGGCAGCGTCAGCGGGAT harbors:
- a CDS encoding M24 family metallopeptidase produces the protein MLTAFPARTYRQRVEAVKRRMADRGLDALVVNYPDNINYLTGFDSLGFLWYQALIISPKLAEPVFLTRTSEEPCTWELSCINEAIFYDIAKQDPLKIVADVLAQAGLSQARIGLEMTASTFSPAQYNALLGYMPEARFEDAGPLVAENRLIKTAEEIEYQRSAARMADQGMLAAFEALRPGISEVEVAGIVANALGRAGSEYSAISPMCATGRRSTMTHAMPHRQTISHGDVVILEHAGVCNRYHAILMRTAVIGKPSPRVKEVATLLTEAFNAAIEIAKPGTPVGEANRVCNQILDRIDLSRTRVHRIGYSLGLAYPPTWLEAMMVDEADDHVFEPNMSFSIEPNLSLYNEGFGIKLGDTVLCGEKGSASLSEIPPELTIID
- a CDS encoding ABC transporter permease — encoded protein: MTPQGTYLSAMPKGVKKPQLPRPQVGRWLSWAALALSALFLLLPILVIVPLSFGNQRYLAFPDGGWSLRHYATLFDGAWLVSILQSLGLALVVGALSTALAFLFATGIWLQRRHRTLLTAIVLLPMIVPQVVSAMSIYYLDARLGVLDSLLGVGFGHLLMALPYSVIAMLVAYARLDQSLYKASRSLGAGLWPTLWNVLLPNVRGGVLGSFFMGFVMSWEEVVVTLFTSGLNVVTLPKRIWDGLRYNLDPAIAAVSTLMIVLTLVVMLVRLYLARQQPPS